Genomic segment of Paenibacillus sp. FSL R5-0912:
TCAGAGGCTACAAGAATCATGCGGAGGTCCGAAACCTCATTGGAAGACATCGCAGCATCTATGTACGGTAAGGTTGATCTGCTGGTTGCAGAAGGCTTCAAGTCTGCGGATTATCCCAAAATCGCATTAATCCGCAATGCAGACGAGATGATTCTGCTGCGAAACCAGACTGCGAATATATGCCTATGGCTGAGCTGGGAGGAAAACGCGGTTGAGCACCGTGCAGCCTCTCCGGTCAGCCCGAATACTATCCCTGTACTGCCTCTGCAGGATCAAGCGCTTATTGATGAAGAAGTTCTTTCACTGGCTTTGTCACTTCTCTAATCCAATGGAGCCGGAATACTTACGGGAGGTGTTTGATTTGCTGACTGGAATCATACTGGCAGGCGGACAGAATTCCCGGATGAAGGGCCAGAATAAAGCGCTCCTGACCTATCAAGGGGAGCGTTTCGTGGATAGACAGCTGAAGGAATTGCGAACCGTCTGCTCTAAAATTATTGTTGTTACGAACGATGCTTCTCCGTACATGGATTACCCTCCCCAAGGAGGTATCCGGTATCTTCCGGATATCTGTGCGGGGCATGGACCGATGAGCGGGTTTCATGCTGCTTTTGCCGGGGTGGAGACGGAATATGCCTGGGTTGTGGGCTGTGATATCCCTAAGATTTCCGCTCCCGCCGCTTCGTGGATGCTTACCCGGCTCATGGAAGGGAACTATGAGGCTGTTCTTCCCCTGATGAATGGCAGACATCAGATGCTCCATGGGGTATACCGGCCGCACCGGATCCTGGCAGATATTATTGAACGAATGGATACACGGCAGTACCGGCTATCCGGATTATTAGATTCGATGCACTGGTTAGGGGTAGACAAGGACGATCTTGCTGGTGCGGGTATACATGAGGATTTCACTGCAGATATTGATACACCTGAGCAGTATAAGGACTTGCTGCACGCAGATATGGAAAGGGAGTGATCACTTGGGCAGTTCATTATTCGAAATTACAGATAACCCGATTCAGCCGCAGGCGGTGTCTGATAAAGTTCTGCGGAGAGAAGCAGGAGCTGTCACTTTATTCATAGGTACGGTAAGGGAGCTCACGCAGGGTAAGCGGACATTATATCTTGAATATGAAGCGTATCCGCTTATGGCGCTCACGCAATTGGAACGCATCGGGCAGGAGGTCAGTGAACGCTGGCCGGATACCAGGGTTGCTGTGACACATCGGGTAGGAAAGCTTGAAATTATGGATATCGCTGTGGTGATCGCTGTATCTTCGCCGCACCGTAAGGCTGCTTACGAGGCAAATGAATATGTGATAGACCGGATTAAACAGATTGTACCGATCTGGAAAAAAGAAACGGGCGAAGACGGCAAAGCATGGATTGGCGACCAGCTGAATCAATGTGCTTATCCGGAAGGCCGGCCCCTCTTGCCGGATATTCCTGTGGAAGACAGGAAGTAAAGAATCCGCAATTCGCGATCCGATGAACTATCGGATCGCTGATCTGAATGCATTAAGGGAGCTCCGTAACGGGGCTCCCTGTTTTTTTATATCCCGGATATACGCAAAGCGGTGCAGAGATAGAGCGCGGATACCCGCAGGCTCTACTTCTGCTTGTTACAAGTACTCGCACTTAAACTCTGTGAACTCCGCCGAAGCATCTTCCCCGCAAGCGTACAGTCCGATGAGTACCCCTGTAAATCCTCCGGCCACCTCGGAAGAGAGGTATCTGGTCTGGGCCGTGCCGAGGGGGATTTCACCGTGTTTACTACTAATGAAGAAGCTGTAGCGCTCCTTACCGGATTTGATCAACAGCGTGGCCTGATTGTCACTGCCCAGATTCACTACATGCTGGATGGATTTCACATCTCCAATATTGAGGCGTTCGATCACCCGGTACTGCGCCCCGTCTTGGCGGATTGCCAGATCATAATGATGATTCTCATCCATATAGAGTGTGAAGCCGGCTTCTCCGCCTGTGAGCGTTACGTTGCAGGAAATCACCGCGTCGAAATCCCGTTGGCGGAGGCCTATAAAGGTCGGGGATGCCGGAACATCCAGTGTTACTTCTGTGCCTTGTAACGTCAGCTTGTCTTGTCCCAGTAGATACTTCTCTGTGGCCGGATGGCGGAGATAAGCCCAGTCCAGATTCCAGTCGGTATTCTCAAAAGTATAGCTCTTCTTCTCCTGCTGAACCACCGTGTCCGGAATGCGGTCAGTCTCGAAGCTCAGGAGAACCGTTCCGTTATGCCCGGCTGTAAACCAGCCGTCTTCGCCGAAGGTCACCGGAGTAAGGAACACTTCGCGGCCCAGATGGTGGTAAGTGAGCCAGCGTCCGGTTTGCCGGAATCCCAGATGCAAGAGCCACCAGTTCCCGGCGTCATCCTGGATCAGATCGCTGTGCCCGACACCCTGCAGCTCGTAACCGCCCAGATTGCGGTTGGTCAGGACAGGATTCTCCGCATAGGCTTCGAACGGGCCGGAAGGGGAAGTCCCCCGCGCATAAGTCGCCATATGTCCGTATTCGGTTCCGCCTTCGGCTGCGAGCAGGTAGTAATACCCGTTGATTTTATAGAGATGAGGGCTTTCCAGATAACGTCCGCCCGTTCCCTGCCAGATAGACTGGCTTGGCGATAGCTTGCTGCCCGTTTCAATGTTAATTTCACACTGAATCACACCTGGAGTGCCGTTATCGTCCAACCCGTTGCTCATAAACAAAGTCTTGCCGTCTTCGAAATACAAATCCGGATCGATTCCGCCCTGATCGACATAGACCGGTTCCGACCATTCGCCGTAAATATCGTCCGTCCAGACATAGAAGTTCTGGTGGGTCGTGTCATTGGTAGTCACCATGTAGAAACGGCCGTTATTGTGGCGGATGGTAGGGGCGAACACGCCGCCGGAGCTGCTCACCGTACCCAGCTGGATCTGGCTCCCGCGGGTCAGGCAATGGCCGATTTGCTTCCAGTTAAGCAGGTCCGTGCTCTCGAAGATGGGCACTCCAGGGAAATACTGAAAGGAGCTGCAGACCATATAATAGATGCCGTCCACTTTGCATACGCTGGGGTCAGGGTAGAAGCCTTTGATTACCGGATTGTTGTATTTCATACATACACCTCTTCTATAAATTCATATA
This window contains:
- a CDS encoding glycoside hydrolase family 43 protein, with translation MKYNNPVIKGFYPDPSVCKVDGIYYMVCSSFQYFPGVPIFESTDLLNWKQIGHCLTRGSQIQLGTVSSSGGVFAPTIRHNNGRFYMVTTNDTTHQNFYVWTDDIYGEWSEPVYVDQGGIDPDLYFEDGKTLFMSNGLDDNGTPGVIQCEINIETGSKLSPSQSIWQGTGGRYLESPHLYKINGYYYLLAAEGGTEYGHMATYARGTSPSGPFEAYAENPVLTNRNLGGYELQGVGHSDLIQDDAGNWWLLHLGFRQTGRWLTYHHLGREVFLTPVTFGEDGWFTAGHNGTVLLSFETDRIPDTVVQQEKKSYTFENTDWNLDWAYLRHPATEKYLLGQDKLTLQGTEVTLDVPASPTFIGLRQRDFDAVISCNVTLTGGEAGFTLYMDENHHYDLAIRQDGAQYRVIERLNIGDVKSIQHVVNLGSDNQATLLIKSGKERYSFFISSKHGEIPLGTAQTRYLSSEVAGGFTGVLIGLYACGEDASAEFTEFKCEYL
- a CDS encoding molybdenum cofactor biosynthesis protein MoaE, which codes for MGSSLFEITDNPIQPQAVSDKVLRREAGAVTLFIGTVRELTQGKRTLYLEYEAYPLMALTQLERIGQEVSERWPDTRVAVTHRVGKLEIMDIAVVIAVSSPHRKAAYEANEYVIDRIKQIVPIWKKETGEDGKAWIGDQLNQCAYPEGRPLLPDIPVEDRK
- the mobA gene encoding molybdenum cofactor guanylyltransferase; its protein translation is MLTGIILAGGQNSRMKGQNKALLTYQGERFVDRQLKELRTVCSKIIVVTNDASPYMDYPPQGGIRYLPDICAGHGPMSGFHAAFAGVETEYAWVVGCDIPKISAPAASWMLTRLMEGNYEAVLPLMNGRHQMLHGVYRPHRILADIIERMDTRQYRLSGLLDSMHWLGVDKDDLAGAGIHEDFTADIDTPEQYKDLLHADMERE
- the mobB gene encoding molybdopterin-guanine dinucleotide biosynthesis protein B; the protein is MESHHAAVRGPVPVLQIVGYKNSGKTTLACRIIRVLSARGLRVGSAKHDAHHFELDDPGTDSSKHLLHGAVEAVLTSSEATRIMRRSETSLEDIAASMYGKVDLLVAEGFKSADYPKIALIRNADEMILLRNQTANICLWLSWEENAVEHRAASPVSPNTIPVLPLQDQALIDEEVLSLALSLL